In the Aythya fuligula isolate bAytFul2 unplaced genomic scaffold, bAytFul2.pri scaffold_72_arrow_ctg1, whole genome shotgun sequence genome, one interval contains:
- the LOC116501715 gene encoding toll-like receptor 13: MTEPADGMARPRPSRSSSSSFLPLLLLLPARHPLALLVAVAVTATLPPPALPYGFRNCIEAAWDPGLFRCIQRYLESPGPAVSDLPPRTYALNLSHNALRLLPPASFARLPRLRTLDLAYNRLQTLAPGAFDGLGELSALDLSYNRLAALDDGVFAGLGNLSSLWLRRNPLGSVSPGALAPLVNLRCLSLRGGRLEGLGAVAEAVKGLGRLRTLDLCCNNLTALGPGPPLPASLVNLHLCNNSLGGLLGASPATLRHVRTLDLSYNGIARAEAFAPLRLRNLSLLHLSGNPLDVFRLLEVSDVRPHSLDFSGLTLGKGGVEKVCQKLKGPRALRRLKLQHNGLQKLPNGTLASCPLLKELDLSYNRLRWVGCVGPLLRGEQRRELEALTVEHNLLQRLPSCGGMAELPRLANISFRYNRILTIGPGAFAYAPALRVLKLNINSLARLDREALRGLGNLTELRLDNNLLTDLYQGSFVDLGSLRTLNLRNNRVSVLFPGVFRGLASLQTLDLGGNNLRHLASRSLLGVPVLSKLYLDRNRLLEVRSEVFAPVQATLGVLDLQANNLQYITQRQRQQPPFRNLSRLYDLKMQAQQPYGLKVLPHRFFQGLVGLRSLSLSQNKLLAIPADVFQDLGQLTFLTLADSSNGMQDLPDGVFRNLGNLLTLDLENVGLHSLTLEVFGNLSRLRVLKLAKNELKTFNYSVASRLPSLRYLDLRKCPLSCTCDNTWLQSWLNNSRVQVVYPYNYTCGLRHHAYVHSFDTRVCFLDLGFYLFTGTVPVVLLLLVVPVVYHRAYWRLKYHWYLLRCWVNQQWRREEERYVYDSFVSYNSADESWVLQELVPELERDSFRLCLHHRDFQPGRSIIDNIVDAVYNSRKTVCVVSRSYLRSEWCSMEVQLASYRLLDERRDVLVLVLLEDVGDAELSAYHRMRRVLLRRTYLRWPPEPPAQPLFWARLKKALRWGEGGEGEEEEGLGAGRRGEKEEQA; encoded by the coding sequence gccccgcccctcccgctcctcctcctcctccttcctcccgctcctcctcctcctccccgcccgccaccccctggccctgctggtggcggtggcggtgaCGGCGACGCTGCCTCCGCCCGCGCTCCCCTACGGCTTCCGCAACTGCATCGAGGCCGCCTGGGACCCGGGACTCTTCCGCTGCATCCAACGCTACCTGGAGTCCCCGGGGCCGGCCGTGTCCGACCTCCCGCCCCGCACCTATGCCCTCAACCTCTCGCACAACGCCCTGCGCCTCCTGCCGCCGGCCTCCTTCGCCCGCCTGCCTCGCCTCCGCACCCTCGACCTGGCCTACAACCGCCTGCAGACCCTCGCCCCCGGCGCCTTCGACGGCCTCGGGGAGCTCTCGGCCCTCGACCTGTCCTACAACCGCTTGGCCGCCTTGGACGACGGCGTCTTCGCCGGCTTGGGCAACCTGTCGTCGCTGTGGCTGCGGAGGAACCCGCTGGGCTCGGTGTCCCCGGGGGCCTTGGCGCCCTTGGTCAACCTCCGCTGCTTGTCGCTGCGGGGAGGGcggctggaggggctgggggcggtgGCGGAGGCGGtgaaggggctggggaggctgcggACCTTGGACCTGTGCTGCAACAACTTGACGGCGCTGGGGCCGGGCCCGCCGCTGCCGGCCTCGTTGGTCAACCTCCATCTGTGCAACAATTcgctgggggggctgctgggggccagCCCGGCCACCCTGCGGCACGTGCGGACCCTCGACCTCTCCTACAACGGCATCGCGCGGGCCGAGGCCTTCGCCCCGCTCCGCCTGCGCAacctcagcctcctccacctCTCCGGCAACCCCTTGGACGTCTTCCGCCTGCTGGAGGTCTCCGACGTCCGCCCCCACAGCCTGGATTTCTCCGGGTTGACGCTGGGGAAAGGCGGGGTGGAGAAGGTGTGCCAGAAGCTGAAGGGCCCCCGGGCCTTGCGGAGGCTGAAGCTGCAGCACAACGGCTTGCAGAAGCTGCCGAACGGCACGCTGGCCTCCTGCCCCTTGCTGAAGGAGCTGGACCTGTCCTACAACCGGCTGCGGTGGGTGGGCTGCGTGGGCCCTTTGCTGCGGGGGGAGCAGCGGAGGGAGCTGGAGGCCTTGACGGTGGAGCACAACCTCCTGCAGCGGCTGCCTTCCTGCGGGGGGATGGCGGAGCTGCCGCGCTTGGCCAACATCTCCTTCCGCTACAACCGCATCCTGACCATCGGGCCCGGGGCCTTCGCCTACGCCCCGGCCCTGCGGGTCTTGAAGCTCAACATCAACAGCTTGGCCCGGCTGGACCGGGAGGCTCTGAGGGGGCTTGGCAACCTGACGGAGCTGCGGCTGGACAACAACCTCCTGACCGACCTCTACCAGGGCTCCTTCGTCGACCTCGGCAGCCTGCGCACCCTCAACCTGCGCAACAACCGCGTCTCCGTCCTCTTCCCCGGCGTCTTCAGGGGCTTGGCCAGCCTCCAGACCTTGGACCTGGGGGGCAACAACCTGCGCCACTTGGCCTCCCGCTCGCTGCTGGGGGTGCCCGTCCTGAGCAAGCTGTACCTGGACCGCAACCGGCTGCTGGAGGTGCGCAGCGAGGTCTTCGCCCCGGTGCAGGCCACCTTGGGCGTGCTGGACCTGCAGGCCAACAACCTGCAGTACATCAcgcagcggcagcggcagcagccgCCCTTCCGCAACCTCAGCCGCCTCTACGACCTGAAGATGCAGGCGCAGCAGCCCTACGGGCTGAAGGTGCTGCCCCACCGCTTCTTCCaggggctggtggggctgcGGTCGCTCTCGCTGTCGCAGAACAAGCTGTTGGCCATCCCCGCCGACGTCTTCCAGGATTTGGGCCAGCTGACGTTCCTGACGCTGGCCGACAGCAGCAACGGGATGCAGGATCTGCCCGACGGCGTCTTCAGgaacctgggcaacctgctcacCCTGGACCTGGAGAACGTGGGGCTGCACTCGCTCACCCTGGAGGTCTTCGGCAACCTCAGCCGGCTGCGGGTGCTCAAGCTGGCCAAGAACGAGCTGAAGACCTTCAACTACAGCGTGGCCAGCCGGCTGCCCTCCCTGCGCTACCTGGACCTGCGCAAGTGCCCGCTGAGCTGCACGTGTGACAACAcgtggctgcagagctggctgaacAACAGCCGCGTGCAGGTGGTCTACCCCTACAACTACACCTGCGGCTTGCGCCACCACGCCTACGTCCACAGCTTCGACACCCGCGTCTGCTTCCTGGACCTGGGCTTCTACCTCTTCACCGGGACGGTGccggtggtgctgctgctgctggtggtgcccgTGGTCTACCACCGCGCCTACTGGCGGCTGAAGTACCACTGGTACCTGCTGCGCTGCTGGGTCAACCAGCAGTGGCGGCGGGAGGAGGAGCGCTACGTCTACGACAGCTTCGTGTCCTACAACTCGGCCGACGAAAGCTgggtgctccaggagctggtGCCCGAGCTGGAACGCGACTCCTTCCGGCTCTGCCTCCACCACCGCGACTTCCAGCCGGGCCGCAGCATCATCGACAACATCGTGGACGCCGTCTACAACAGCCGGAAGACGGTGTGCGTGGTGAGCCGCAGCTACCTGCGCAGCGAGTGGTGCTCCATGGAGGTGCAGCTGGCCAGCTACCGGCTGCTGGACGAGCGCCGCGACgtcctggtgctggtgctgctggaggacgtGGGTGACGCCGAGCTGTCCGCCTACCACCGCATGAGGCGGGTGCTGCTGCGCCGCACCTACCTGCGCtggccccccgagccccccgcccaGCCCCTCTTCTGGGCGCGGCTGAAGAAGGCGTTGAGGTGGGGAGAAGGGGgcgagggggaggaggaggaaggcttgGGGGCGGGGAGGCGCGGGGAGAAAGAGGAGCAGGCGTAG